In Kitasatospora sp. NA04385, a single genomic region encodes these proteins:
- a CDS encoding ABC transporter permease encodes MAVTAPPTESATGSATGPAAAAPRSGVRRVARTLALNLLAVAVGLTAWSLLAAAGVQGLPGPGEVADRAGELIADGTLLDDALASLRRVLLGFALGTLAAVPVGFLMGWYPTARALLEPYVQFFRTIPPLALIPLAVVLLGIGEVPKVVVIFLAAFLSSVVAAFQGVLDVDATLVNAARVLGANDRAIFLRVVVPAAAPFILVGMRIGLGSAWGTLVAAELIAAQEGLGFRMQQAELYYDLPTIFVGLITIGVLGLVMDRLLQLAERRLTRWQERR; translated from the coding sequence ATGGCCGTGACCGCTCCCCCCACCGAGTCCGCCACCGGGTCCGCCACCGGACCCGCCGCGGCGGCGCCCCGTTCGGGCGTCCGCCGGGTGGCCCGCACCCTCGCCCTGAACCTGCTGGCGGTCGCCGTCGGCCTGACCGCCTGGTCGCTGCTGGCCGCGGCGGGCGTCCAGGGCCTGCCCGGCCCCGGCGAGGTCGCCGACCGGGCGGGCGAGCTGATCGCCGACGGCACCCTGCTGGACGACGCGCTGGCCAGCCTGCGCCGGGTGCTGCTCGGCTTCGCCCTCGGCACCCTGGCGGCCGTACCGGTCGGCTTCCTGATGGGCTGGTACCCGACGGCCCGGGCCCTGCTGGAACCGTACGTGCAGTTCTTCCGGACCATCCCGCCGCTGGCGCTGATCCCGCTGGCGGTGGTGCTGCTGGGCATCGGCGAGGTGCCGAAGGTCGTGGTGATCTTCCTGGCGGCCTTCCTGTCCAGCGTGGTGGCGGCCTTCCAGGGCGTGCTGGACGTGGACGCGACGCTGGTGAACGCCGCCCGGGTGCTGGGGGCGAACGACCGGGCGATCTTCCTGCGGGTGGTCGTCCCGGCGGCGGCGCCGTTCATCCTGGTCGGCATGCGGATCGGCCTGGGCTCGGCCTGGGGCACCCTGGTCGCCGCCGAGCTGATCGCCGCCCAGGAGGGCCTGGGCTTCCGGATGCAGCAGGCCGAGCTCTACTACGACCTCCCGACGATCTTCGTGGGGCTGATCACCATCGGCGTGCTGGGCCTGGTCATGGACCGGCTGCTCCAGCTCGCCGAGCGCCGCCTCACCCGATGGCAGGAACGCCGATGA
- a CDS encoding aliphatic sulfonate ABC transporter substrate-binding protein → MRILRRALLAVSAVTVLSLSATACSSASSASSGSSGAAGKTVKVRFGYISDYNGASLLAIADRQGLWKQQGLDPELKVFTNGPLQVQALGAGDLDFGYIGPGALWLPASGKAKVVAIDTLTYADHVIAQPGITSVKDLKGKKVGVPAGTSGEMVLNLALQQAGLSPSDVQKVPMDPATVVSAFVGGQIDAAGIWYPLIDSIKAKKPDLVEIAGTKDFTGRAFPTAFVSGPKTDAGLSEKVVKVLQAANDWRAAHPDESVTEAAALLKLDPAKVKADAANVQTLSTADLVAKTKDGTVDGWLKGLGDFFVSTGQLKTSPAPAEYYAGDAYAKAYGK, encoded by the coding sequence ATGCGCATACTCCGTCGCGCCCTCCTCGCCGTCTCCGCCGTGACCGTCCTGTCGCTCTCCGCCACCGCCTGCTCGTCCGCCTCCTCCGCCTCGTCGGGCTCGTCCGGCGCCGCGGGCAAGACGGTGAAGGTGCGGTTCGGCTACATCAGCGACTACAACGGCGCCAGCCTGCTGGCCATCGCCGACCGGCAGGGCCTGTGGAAGCAGCAGGGCCTCGACCCGGAGCTGAAGGTGTTCACCAACGGCCCGCTCCAGGTGCAGGCGCTCGGCGCGGGCGACCTGGACTTCGGCTACATCGGCCCCGGCGCGCTCTGGCTGCCCGCCTCCGGCAAGGCCAAGGTGGTCGCGATCGACACCCTGACCTACGCCGACCACGTGATCGCCCAGCCGGGCATCACCTCGGTCAAGGACCTGAAGGGCAAGAAGGTCGGCGTGCCGGCCGGCACCTCCGGCGAGATGGTGCTCAACCTGGCGCTCCAGCAGGCCGGGCTGTCGCCCAGCGACGTGCAGAAGGTGCCGATGGACCCGGCGACGGTGGTGTCCGCGTTCGTGGGCGGGCAGATCGACGCGGCCGGGATCTGGTACCCGCTGATCGACAGCATCAAGGCGAAGAAGCCGGACCTGGTGGAGATCGCCGGGACGAAGGACTTCACCGGCCGGGCCTTCCCGACCGCGTTCGTCTCCGGCCCGAAGACCGACGCGGGGCTGTCCGAGAAGGTGGTCAAGGTGCTCCAGGCGGCCAACGACTGGCGGGCCGCGCACCCGGACGAGTCGGTCACCGAGGCCGCCGCGCTGCTCAAGCTCGACCCGGCCAAGGTCAAGGCGGACGCCGCCAACGTGCAGACCCTGTCCACCGCGGACCTGGTGGCCAAGACGAAGGACGGCACGGTGGACGGCTGGCTGAAGGGCCTGGGCGACTTCTTCGTCTCCACCGGCCAGTTGAAGACCTCCCCGGCCCCGGCCGAGTACTACGCGGGCGACGCCTACGCAAAGGCGTACGGGAAGTGA
- a CDS encoding ABC transporter ATP-binding protein — translation MTSSKPSSPLSGPAPADGTTSKISFRAVSRSYPVKGGRFTALDGVSLDVADNEFVTVVGPSGCGKSTLLGMAAGLVAPTGGEVLVDGEPVTGPGPDRGVIFQQYALFPWLTVRRNVEFGLRLAKVPAAERRRRAEHAIELVGLGDFADALPKTLSGGMRQRCAIARAYAVDPRVLLMDEPFGALDALTRIQLQDQLLDTWSRERRTVLFVTHDVDEAVYLARRVVVMASRPGRIHRVVEVDLPYPRTEEIRLSPGFARLRNEVWHAVYHQSPSAS, via the coding sequence ATGACCAGCAGTAAGCCCTCCTCCCCGCTCAGCGGGCCCGCCCCGGCCGACGGGACGACCAGCAAGATCTCCTTCCGCGCCGTCTCGCGCAGCTACCCGGTGAAGGGCGGCCGGTTCACCGCCCTGGACGGCGTCTCGCTCGACGTCGCGGACAACGAGTTCGTCACCGTGGTCGGCCCGTCCGGCTGCGGCAAGAGCACCCTGCTGGGGATGGCCGCCGGGCTGGTCGCCCCGACCGGCGGGGAGGTGCTGGTGGACGGGGAGCCGGTCACCGGGCCGGGCCCCGACCGGGGCGTGATCTTCCAGCAGTACGCGCTGTTCCCGTGGCTGACGGTGCGCCGCAACGTCGAGTTCGGGCTGCGGCTGGCCAAGGTGCCGGCCGCCGAGCGCCGCCGCCGGGCCGAGCACGCGATCGAGCTGGTGGGCCTGGGCGACTTCGCCGACGCGCTGCCCAAGACGCTCTCCGGCGGGATGCGGCAGCGCTGCGCGATCGCCCGGGCGTACGCGGTGGACCCGCGGGTGCTGCTGATGGACGAGCCGTTCGGGGCGCTGGACGCCCTGACCCGCATCCAGCTCCAGGACCAGCTGCTGGACACCTGGAGCCGGGAGCGGCGCACCGTGCTGTTCGTCACCCACGACGTGGACGAGGCGGTCTACCTGGCCCGCCGGGTGGTCGTGATGGCCTCCCGCCCGGGCCGGATCCACCGGGTGGTGGAGGTCGACCTGCCCTACCCGCGCACCGAGGAGATCCGGCTCTCCCCCGGGTTCGCCCGCCTCCGCAACGAGGTCTGGCACGCCGTGTACCACCAGTCCCCTTCCGCTTCCTGA